In Paenibacillus protaetiae, the genomic stretch GATTTAAAGAGGTGTTACGAAGTGATCGAATTGGCGGAAGATGTGCAGGATGTTCAAACGATCGAAGAAAGCGTAAACTGGTTTCAAGGAATCGTCGAATCGATGACCGACTCCGATACATGGACAAGAATTGGCGAATCCGCATTTCGTATTGTTGTAATTATTGCGATTGGGCTATTGATGATGTGGGTAGTCCATAAAACGATCGACCGGATTATTTTACAAAAGGAAATGCTGCGGCTTCAAAACCATAGCCGGAGAATGAACACGGTAGGCAAGCTGCTCAAAAATATTGTAACTTATGTCGTGTACTTTATTGGCGGGCTGCTTATTTTATCCGAGTTCGGCATTCATCTGGCTCCGCTGCTGGCTGGCGCCGGCGTCATCGGGCTGGCCATTGGCTTTGGCGCGCAAAGCTTAGTGAAGGACGTTATTACCGGATTTTTTATTATATTGGAAGATCAGTTTGCGGTAGGCGATGTCATTCAAACCGGCAGCTACCGGGGGACGGTCGAAGTAATCGGCTTAAGGGCAACCCGGATATTGAGCTGGACCGGTGAAGTGTATATCATTCCGAACGGGATGATTAATGAAGTAACGAATTTCTCGCTGCGTAATGCAGTAGCGGTAATCGATATTGCCATTGCCTACGAATCCGACGTGGAGCGGGCAACAGAAGTTATTAGCGGGCATTTGGCGCAGTTTCAGGACGAGAATCTGGTGAAGACGCCGGAAGTGCTCGGGGTACAGTCGATTGGCGCCTCTGAAGTGACGCTCCGCGTGACGGCGGAGTGCCTGCCGAATACAACGGCTGCCATAAGCCGTAAACTGAACGGCGAGCTGAAAAAGGCGCTGGATGAGAACGGCATCGAATTCCCGTATACGCGTATGATGACCTATCAGCGCAATGAGAAGGGCGGAGCGAAAAATGGAGCGTAAGCAGTTCGAATTAGGCGATATCGTTCAAATGAAAAAGCCGCATCCTTGCGGCACGAACGAGATGGAGATTATCCGCATGGGAATGGACATCCGCATCAAATGCGTAGGCTGCAAGCATAGCGTGCTTGTTCCGCGGGTGAAGTTCGAAAAAAGCATGAAAAAGGTGCTGCGCTCCGCAGCAGATGCAGGCCAGCAATCCGGCAGAACGGATAACGGATCAGCGGAGTAAACCGGGTATTATTCCGCTGGTTTAGCCAGCCCAGCATAAAGGCATCAAAAACAAAGTGGGATATGGAATTATTTTACATAATTTTAAATGCAAAAAAAATTGGTTTTGGGACTTGCGCAAGGCTGATTCGTATGCTAAGATAATTTTTGTCTTGAAAATACGGAGAGGTACCCAAGAGGCCCAAGGGGGCTGACTCGAAATCAGCTAGGCGTGTCAAAGCGTGCGTGGGTTCGAATCCCACCCTCTCCGCCATACATAACCGATTAGCCTTCTGCAGCAGCAAGCTGCAGGGGGCTTTTTTATTATTTATCGCCGGAATGGACAGCCACATAAGCAGCTTAGCGATATGGACATACATTGTATGACCAAGCTATAAAGGAGCGATGTGGTCTCATGGCGCAAAAAAAGAGCAACATCAATATTTTTCTGATTTTCAGCCATAACAAAATTATTCATGTGGAGCAGCGTGCAGAAGGCGGGG encodes the following:
- a CDS encoding mechanosensitive ion channel family protein: MIELAEDVQDVQTIEESVNWFQGIVESMTDSDTWTRIGESAFRIVVIIAIGLLMMWVVHKTIDRIILQKEMLRLQNHSRRMNTVGKLLKNIVTYVVYFIGGLLILSEFGIHLAPLLAGAGVIGLAIGFGAQSLVKDVITGFFIILEDQFAVGDVIQTGSYRGTVEVIGLRATRILSWTGEVYIIPNGMINEVTNFSLRNAVAVIDIAIAYESDVERATEVISGHLAQFQDENLVKTPEVLGVQSIGASEVTLRVTAECLPNTTAAISRKLNGELKKALDENGIEFPYTRMMTYQRNEKGGAKNGA
- a CDS encoding DUF951 domain-containing protein, which gives rise to MERKQFELGDIVQMKKPHPCGTNEMEIIRMGMDIRIKCVGCKHSVLVPRVKFEKSMKKVLRSAADAGQQSGRTDNGSAE